TTGAGTTTGGAGGGAAGAATAAAAAAGGATTTTATCTTTGAGGAAGAGTCAACTTATAATTTGGTTAATGAGAAGTTGACTCCTATTCCAATTTGTATGGACAATGATCCAAATTCTCGTCTGGTCATTGAAAACATTGGAATAATTCCAGAAAACCAAGACGATGTTGATCTTCTAGaggtacaaactcaacaactcATGAAGAAAGTATTATTGAGGAACAAGTACCATTGCGACGATCTACAAGAGTAAGGAGAAGTATTATGTCGGATGAATGTGTATTTCTTCAAGAACATGAGGATAATCTTGGCATTATGGAAGATGATCCAATCAACTTTCATCAAGCCATAGATAGTTCTAATTCAGTAAAGTGGATTGATGCAATGAatgaagaatataaatatatgcaAGACAATAAAGTTTGGGAACTTGTTCCATTACCAGAAGGGATGAAAATGTTGGttgtaaatgaatttttaaaaccaaacgaGATTCTAAAGgtaatatagaaaaatataaagctCGTCTTGTGACAAAATGTTTTACTCAAAAATACGGGATAGACTATAAAAAGACTTTTTTCCGATTTTAACTAAAGACTCTTTTAGAACAATCATGGCACTTGTTGTacattttgatatggagctacAACAGATGGATGTAAAGACAACATTTctcaatggagaaattgatgaaacaatttATATGGTGCAACCGGAAAATTTTGTATTGGGAGATTCAAAGAgtatggtttgcaaattaaagaaatctATCTATGGGCTTAAACAAACGTCTCGTCAGTAGTACCATAAATTTCATGAGGTAATTCTCTCATTTGGTTTTGGAGggaatttaattgatgattgtgtgtATCACAAATTCAGTGGGAGTAAacttatatatctaattttatatgttgatgacattttgCTTGCCTCAAATAATATAGGCTTATTGCACCAAATTAAACTTTTCTGTCGAGAAATttcgagatgaaagatcttggtgagACCTCATTCGTGTTAGGGATCCAAATAAATTGAGATCGTTTTCGAGGAATTCTTGGATTGTCACATATGAGCTATATCAATAAAGTACTTAAGAGATATGGCATGCAAGATAGTAAATTAGGAAACACCCCGGTTGCTAAgggagacaaatttagtcttcAATAATGCCCTAAAGGAAATTTGGAAATTCAAGAAATGCAAAAGATTTCATATGCTTCGGCAGTTGGAagtctaatgtatgctcaagtTTGTACGCATCCAGAATTGCGTACATAGTTGGCGTATTAGGAAGATATTTGAGCAACCCAGGTTTGGATCACTGGAAGGCAGCTAAAAGGGTTATGAGATATCTAAAGAGAACTAGAAGTTATATGCTCACATATCGGAGGTcggataattttgaaatcattgtGTATTCTGACTCTGATTTTGTGAGATACCAAGATAGTTTAAGATCCACTTCAGGTTATGTATTCTTGTTGGCTGGTGGAGCGATCTCTTGAAAGAGTTCCAAACAGGGAGTTACAGCTTCCTCCACCATGGCAGTAGAGTTTGTAGCATGTTATGAGGCATCAAATCAAGCAATATGACTAAAGAAATTAGTCACTGAGCTGCATATTTTGGAAGGGATTGAAAGACCCCTTAAGTTATTTTGTGACAATAATTCAGCTgtattatattctaacaacaATCGAAGCTCGACAAAGTTAAAATACATTGGCATCAAGTTCCTAGTTGTGAAGGATAGGGTACAAAGTGGTGAAATTTCCATAGAACACTTGGGTACAAATTCTATGGTAGTTGACCCCCTGAAAAAGGGTTTTCCACTtaatgtctttcatgaacaCACTACTAAAATGAGTGTTTTAGAGATGGATGATCTCTAGGTTAAATGAGAGTTTGTAAATTCAATTGTCTTTCAGtttattttatggttatttatGTAATTCAGTATCTGATCAGATAAAGTATTATTCAGTTTATTGCATTTTGTACAATAAAGTTAAAGTATGATttcaataaagttaaggtaggaccagttgaaaattgatATGAATAGATCACATTGCATGTAATTTTTCATGCCACAAATTCATGATTGATCTATGTCATTTTGtcatattgatatttttgaCCATTGAAAGTTTAGTTGTGATTGATACAACAAAGACCGCCTTGATCCTATGTTAATATGACTAATGGACGAGATTGTTAATGTTCTCGGAATCAATGATAATATTGTGCACAATAAGGgtatattattcatatatatatatatatatatatgtcaagtgggagacatttatatatttaaatggataTATATGGTCATGGTCATTGAAtataataagtcaatattatgTGATCTAAGGTTATTTAAGATTTTGACTTAAGGACATTTTTGTCATGAATAATAAATTGTGGATACCTTGcggtatttctaatttgatgaggggccaaattaaaaataagcatcatttattattaaagcgATTATGGTCCCCAAAAggcaaaaaatatataaagggAAATAAAGTCGTGACTTAAGAAGATCTAAGAAAATAGCACGTTTTCTCTCTCTCTGATCCCCGTCATCGAAGAACTAAAGAATTAGATTTCTGCACTTTTGGAAAATCATTTCCTAAATCAACATGTCAAAGGATTCAAGTATGTATTCTGCTATTGTCTTTCATATATCATGAACAAGAGTATGAATCTAGGGCATTATAGATTATGATTTAAGTTTTGAGTGGGAGattataaaatctaacataTTATATCACTCATAATCCTTCCCTTGATGAGGAGGAATTGAAGAACGTCGATGTCTAATAAAATGTTATCCCTAACCCAACCATAGAGGATCAAAATGTTGATGTAGTCATCAAGATTCATTTATGTGCCTCCATATATGAATACTATATGATTCTACTTCTACTAACTGGGTTAGTGAATTAACATTGAAAATAGAAGATAGTATCGATCACTCGACAAGAACTCACCGATAACATTGATATTCTCCTTTTAAGGAATGGTTCCATTTTGCATCTATGTGCTTAACTCTTTGTGGCCacattttttttccaataaaaaaacattgatgGAATATGATCATTAGATATTATATGTGAGATGATACGAAAATTCAATTTGGAGAAATAAATGTTCAACAGATAAAACTTGTCTAtgtaacattataatttataataaaaaaatcaataaaaattaatctaaaaaattgtAAGGAGCATGAACAAGAGAAAGAATTAAATGTGTTCATAATCGTTACACACATAAAAAGTCAAGTTTCGAAATAATATGGACATTTTAAGgattttcacttaaaattttgagcaaattttaattaactattgttaataaaagaaaataacttgtatgatttttatttaattaattttctattattaatacattttttggtaaaaaaatcatgttatttgatatttgtttaagataaattactaaaatgtaTTTGTCAGAGTGACTTAGTAGATAGAGTCCaccaaaaataccaaaaaattaGGGGTACATTTTCATCGAAAACACTTTGAATGGAATGTTAATTCtccttaattcaaatttatttttattaaaatgttattttatatttatttatttttaaaataaaagtattttggtattttagtttattaattttgatgatTAATTGACAACATTTtgatataaagttatttttttagaaaaattagaaaaacgATAATGTAtagaatattttttgttttattattttatcattttaaatattaatgaataaatacaATAAGTAGCAGCCCTGAAAATTGGTAATGTCATAaacgaaaaaaattatttttatttttagttaaagtagtaatatttaatgttttcttaaatttaatttaacaaaaataacataatttaattgattaaatgatATGATAATGAATAGGgtgatttagattaaattttgttattgtttagatggCAGTGTTGGAGAGCCCTATATCCTATGGCCGTCATGAATACAATCAACAATTAGTTAGGGTAAGAATGAGCGTCTAATACACCATGAAAGGACCATTAATGATGTTTAATAACATGTGATGATTCTTAAGTATACTCTTATTAATAATGATGTGATAATTCTTAAGTGTActcttaatattaatatatatgctGATTTGGTAACGGATATAAGTCACATCCAAACACGGATTTAAATGCCTTTGCATTTGGTATGTTAACGTGGTTGTACAAAAGGACCCTCCAGCTCTACGTATTAGTACCACCCCTTCTCTAAAATTTAAAGATCTTGTTTGATTCTGGAACATGattctcattaaatataattttatttcatataaaacataatttattttaataaattgaaatttgataaCAAAGTGGGTgcatttgaataaattaacttattatttatgtatccttttatttaattgaataaattttaataactcTAACTGGAATTGgaaatagaattaaaattaaaattagaattagaattagaattgaatatttaaattataattacaatataatagaatcaattcaaattaaattcaaattttatatttaaagaagaatataataaaaataatttgaatatatattatatatattattaaaatattagttttacaccattttttatgttagtataaatgtaaaaaaaaatttttgcCAAagattttaattctttttaagaaaaaactATTGATTCGAAatgttaatttcttaaattaaatatatatatatatatatatatatatatatatatatatatatatatatatatatatatatatatatattatcgcCATTTTAACtttcaaagtaaaaaaaaaaaaagtcaattccACGTgttaaatttctaaattaaaaaaaaatcggttcaaaatgttattttattaaattaaaaaaatatcagttttacATACTAACTTGTTAAATTAACTaacttgttaaattaaaaaatatcgatCGACGTATTAATCatgttgtaaataataaaataataagatattttgtttgaaaaatatataaataaataaatattgaaattactATTCATGGaataaaacaaaagtaaaattGAGAAAAGTAAATTAcattagtttgaatttaattgaaaaattaagcctccaatttcaatttcatattttatcaaacacactattacataaattaataaaatttcaattcaaaacGCGCTTACCGTAAAAATATACTCTTAATCTTTTAGTCTTTTAATTAGTCATCATTTTTCAGGCTATTCGGTGGGTTTATATTTaaacaactaaaaataattagtttttttcaaataaataattttgtaactaTTTGTTAGtgtattttgtttattattattttttagaaaattttatatatttaattataataacaatatataattattattattttaagataaactataaaaatttcaaataaattttcaattttactaATTTAGTGATTAACGTTAACTTAACTAAGGGTATTAAATtatcgatatttttttttatatcaaaaatattatactgcaaaatattataaatattaattgtgtcggtatattaaaaaaattcttacgGTATGGTACctatatataccaaaattaaaatatgagtttttcaaaatttcaaatattaaaataatatttataaattatatatatatatatatatatatatatatatatatatatatatatatatatatatatatatatataatatttatgagtaaataaataataattaataaaattataaataatttattttttaaaattaaattcacacaaattacatttattttttctaatttgataCTCAAATCTAAAtgtaattattttctttctttaatctAAGTTTATCTATTTTCTTCTCTAACAACTTGAGATtggtatatttattttctttctttaattatcttcatatttttagattttttttccaattataatatatatactttttaatttaacaatattataatgTGTTTGAGTTTACATCGCAAATTTGGTTATAGTTTACTATATGGATACAAAAAGTTCAATACAACACTATATTTTTCACCACCTAAACTTGactatcatttaaaaaatgGCTATAAAATGACATGCAATAGTATTCTTTGTACACACCAGtgtaaaagatttatttatataactgaAACCACCGAGATAGAGAAAAAGGACCCACCCGTtaatcccaaaaaattagaGTTTGAACTACCCAATCCAATCTCTCTTCTCCAGTTTCTCGCCATCACAATTCACGgatcaaaagaagaagaaacatgtCACAAAGTCTTCTCTTTGCTCTGCCGGCGACAGTTCCAAGTTCATCTTCCACGGCAAAGTGGTTGATCGGTGACCGCAGTTCTTTTGGAAATCCCAATCTGTCTTTACCTCCTCGCCACATCCTGCCGCCGCTATCCCGGAAAGCTCTCCGGCCCTTTCTTCCTCCAGTCTGCTGTAGTAACAATCTAGCTTTAGAATTCAAGATTGGTCAAAGGTACTTGTACTTTCTTCCCAAATTAATTAGCTTTCGTTTTTTTCTTCTGCAATTTACCTGATAGAAAGGGTTTTCAGTATGCGTGGGTTCCATGAAATTGAGCTGCAAGTGCGAGACTACGAACTCGATCAATTTGGTGTCGTAAACAAATCCGTTTATTCAAGTTACTGTCAACATGGTAACTATCATTGTTCAATCAATCTAATTAGATATTGCTGTGTTTTcatgtatataatataacttCTCTGTTATTCCCTCCTTCTAAAGTACAACAAGAATTGATGGGACTGATAGGAATAAACGCAGTTGACGTTGTTAGTTCAGGCGAGGCCCTAGCCTTGTGTGAGATGACACTAAAATTCCTCAATCCATTAAGAGTAAGTCGACCTACTAtatatgatgttttttttattttattttaaaattgaatagtAATCTAAACGACCCTCAATCAATATGTTATCTAGAGTGGAGACAGGTTTGTTACTAAGGTGAGAATATCCAATTCATCAGCAGCCCGATTCTACTTTGAATACTACATCTTCAAGTTGCCAGATTATGAGGTTTAATTTGTTCGATGCATGTTTGTTGATTAAAATCTTTTGTTCTGTAACATGAATGATCATGcttaatttgtttcttttcttGTAAAACAAAAGCCTATTCTTGAAGCGAAATCGTCTGGAGTTTGGCTTGACAAGAACCATCGCCCTGTTCGAATACCAGCAGATTTGAAGGCCAAATTTGTCAAGTTTATTCGAGAAGAGGATAAATCCAACTAAATCTATAAGGGCAAGGGAAGATAAGGATTTGATAAATTAGAGTTTGGgtgagttttaattttatataataaattatatatatatatatatatatatatatatatatatatatattaaaatgatacaatatattataatgttcaaataaatttatctttacgatattttaaaatataaaactcatctataataaaatttatattgatATCTATAGCTAAATTTTGTTCATTAGACTTTCAACCAATGAGAAAGagaataatttcaattttattgcgAAGTTTAGTCTTCGAATGCTTCATTGTCTCAGCGGTAAAACCAcgtaatattaaaaagataaatcaatttagtaaatataaaataaaattctgaAGGTCTATTCTCAGTTAATTGTTGACACAATTCAACTAGGATAGAAGCCTTCAAGTTCTGACTTACAATAATATCTTGATACGTAAAACTTTGATGATAAATTTTGTTGCAAGCTTGTAAATATTATCACATTGAATGGAATTTTTGTTCCAAAAATGtcctaagaaaaaaaatcaaagtggTAAGATGGGTTAATAACATCAATTTcatctcttaaataaaaaaattattttataaaaaaatctatacaCCCAACGACAAACAACGTAATACTAATCAAAAtgtcttcaatttttttatttattttgaagaagttaaaaagaaaaaatgtgtCTTCTCATAATCTTATGCATTTACtgtaaaatgaaaataaatttaaaaatggtcATATTTATGCAAATCCCCACAAATTCATAAAGATTATATTCGATGATAAACTCAACTATTAAGTTACGTTAGTATTTTATCGCATAATTATAGTGCAAAGATGTAAAAgtagaagaaaaaaatcaaagttttaaaatatgtagTCCGATCGGTGATCTGATCCGTCTCACCGCGAAACGATTGAATGAGCTGTAcgattttttactttaatatgaTTACCTTTCGAACTGATCAAAATTCGGTTTTACCGGACGATTGAAccgggagagggagagggagagggagagggttATAAATTTCTGACTTCTATTtcgagaagaagaaaaaaaataaggacTCAGCAAATTTTACTGTATTGTATGTGGTTTCACTTGAAACTATTAGAGAAAAATACTACTCAAACTATCTTTTCTCTCTAATTCCCATTTAGATATGACACGTCAATCATTTTTAATCCTATAcgttaaaatcaattttttttctaagcatgtattcaattatttttgtacATGTTCAAGAGTTAAAAAATACTGGGTTGATTAAACATTTTATAGAATAGTTAAAatgtaaagaagaaaaaaaaacaaaaatgaaatgataGTACTAACATGAtaaatttttaaagttatatattcaattagaatacataaatcaattataaacatcttataaataattaagttaactattatactaattaattaaaagaaaataattaaggatgAGGGGATTTTAAGACTTCACTTCCTTCGGAATTAAAAGATTAAGGGGAAATATTGAGGGAACATAGAATAGAGAACAGGTAGAATATGGAATTAGTTAATTAATGGAATAATGATTATAGTATCAACTTGCACTAGAAAGGGAAGTAGTGGTGGAAGGAAGGATTAGGGTTTTTACTTGCAGTGGAAAGGGAGGGAAGTAGTGGTGAAATAGTGTTGGAAGGAAGGATTAGGGTTTCTACTGGTACTAAAAAGGGAGGGAAGCAGTGATGGAATAGATGTTAACATTAGACGGatctcttatattttatttattaattttttttagggtGGGCTTATGTTCTGATTAGCCTTCACTTAAATTTGACTTAggattgaaatatttaaaataacatcaTCTTCATTAGGATTATAATAAGAATTACAACTAAGTAGAAAAGATAATTACTCCTAAATATTGGGATTACAAATATATGTAATgtttatgtgtatatatattgagaATATAGAGATATTGTCTTGATTTAATTctctaatatttaaatatcctCCTCCtctttttaaaagatttagatttttgtttttaactcAATATCGAAGTTctataacttatttttctctCAAATCTTGTAAAATAAGATGAagaactaaattaaataaagcaAACAATTTGAAAGGTAGATGCTCGTTAACATCTCGTAACATATCTATTGTAAAATGAGGCGAGAAAACGACATTTCTCGAGGCCGTCTCTCCTTAAAATGAGACAAGAAACCGAATTAGgatttaaagaattatatattaactttgACTTTTATAGAGTCGTCACATGAATTTTACGCGAGAAAccaagaaagaaaataattttgcaTCTAAGAACGTGCGTTtagaaattttgatttgattcaaTACTTGATTACACTCAGAAAAGAGCATTAGTGTTATGTCCTTTGTGCCCGTCCATTGTACAGTctctattttaaaaagtttgGTTATTGGGTATTGGTTGGCCTAATATAGTGGCACAATCTCTAGTAACCCACTTATTGGatttgacctaataatatagatactactctcttggtgaGAGATAAATGTTAAATTCTTTTGTGGTGTTTGGAGACTAGAGAGAAAGGGTTGTCTCCTTGGGGTTTAAGTTGTAGTGCAACCAAAACGATAAACAAGAAGGACTGAGTCAAATTTCAATATCATTCACACTCATCAATGGTATCAgagttagggtttagggtttgtaattaaagttttatattGAGTTGGAGGATATGAGTTATCTTCACCAATAAGTGCAGATCTGTTCTTCTTGGGCATCACATTTTGGTTTCTCTTTCCTTTCTCTTTTGCTGGCTGATTTCATCATTGAGTTTTAGTGGGAGACTCTCTGTGAAAGGAACCCAACCCATCctgtttagagagagagaggtcGTTTGTCAGCTGAAACCTGCTCCGATCTCATCGGCTTCCCCGATCTGATCGTCTGCTCCGACGAAGAACTACCTCTCTAGGTTTCTTCTGTCTTCTGTTTCTTTTTTCATCATGCTGCTTTTATTTTCTGCTTCTGCTGCTattggaggaagaagaaaattGATGCCACCTCTAGAGAAGAAGTTGTTGTTGTTATGTTCAACCGTTTTCGGTGTTGTGTTTGTCGCGACCGCTGAGAATCAAAGCCTCCGTTGTGCCGTTGTTGAGAAGACGAAGTAGTAAATCCCCGCGTGGGTGGGTAAGTCGAAACTTTATTTGAGTTTCACAAGGTATCATAGCTTGAACCCTCCTATTAATTTCTTtcaattgattgttgattgcttttaatttgtttgatagcatGCCTAGTGTTAATCAATATGGTATGGTTCCGTTTGACGGAAAAACTGATTTTAGCATttggaaacaaaaataaaatgtgttatGATTCATAAAAAACGTTTTAAAGTTGTTAGTCAGGTTTATGCTACTACTGATACCGTTGAGAAAAATagtgaaatgaatgaaaatgcaTGTGCCTCTATATACTTGAACTTATCTCATTCTGTGATGAGAAAAATTGGTAATTTAGAGTGTGCATAAACTTTGTGGGATAAATTGTCTGAACTTTATACTGAAACTTCTTGGCCTAATAAAATGTTCTTACttgaaaagtttttcaaatttagattggatatgtccaaggacattgaagataatCTGGATATTTTCACTAAACTTATTTCTGATATTAAGTTGTGTGGTGATAAGAACATTGATGAGTATGCTCCTATTGTATTGTTGAATGCTATTCCTGATTCTTATAATGATGTGAAGTCTATCATTAAGTATGGTAGAGATAGTGTCACTCTTGATATTGTTGTCAATGGTCTTAAGAGTATGGAGTTAGATTTGAGACACTTTGAGAGGGGTAAATAGTCTGGTGGGGAAGTCATGCATGTGAGGGGAAGATCTTAGGGTAGGTCGAGTGCCCAAAACAATGTCATTAATGAGAGTTTTAGTAAGAAATTTCATCTTTCTAGTAAAAGAAGATCTAAGTCTAGGTCTAGTGCTAGAAAGTGTTATAATAGTCATGAGTCTGATCATTTTATCAAGGAATGTCTTAAGCTTAAGAGAATCAACATGTTGAAAATACTAATGTGGCTGTTTATGAGAGAAATTtgggtgatatttttatgattaataatctataCGATTATGCTAGTCTGAACTCTGTGTTATCTGATTCTTTGTACAAATTTGATTGACTAGTTGACTCTGGTTGTACTTTCTATGTGACTCCATTTAGAGATTTGTTTTCTAACTATAAagagattgaacatggttttgtgtctatggaaaattcgaaaaattgtAATGTTTTAGGAATAAGTGATGTATGCCTAAGGTTCTCTTTTCTGTGTTTACTTTGAAGAATGTGAGGCATGTTCCTAATTTGCATTATAATTTGCTGTGTTGTGCGTCtcttgagaatgatggtttggagGAAAAGTGGGTAAAtgtgttatgaaaattttgcGTTGGTCTCTTAATATATTTACTgctaaaaagatgaacaatctGTATGTGTGTCATGCTAAGACTGCTTGTTACTCTGTGTACTCTATGATTGGTGATAATTATGTTCTTTGACATAATAGATTATGTCACATGAGTAACAAAGGTCTATAGATTTTTCATAAAGGTGGTCACTTTGATAGTGATAAATTGTCCCCCATCCCCTTCTGTGAATCATGTGTTCTAGGAAAACAATATAAAGTAAGTTTTCCCATCTCCTCCTACTCAAACGTGTCTAAGTGTATTAATATCTTTGAATATTTGTATGTTAATATGTGAGGTCCCTCTAGTGTTGTTATACATGGAAGAACCAATATTTTCTGTccatcattgatgattattctaggaaagttgagtgttacttttgaaacataagtctaatgtttttgaaaagtttaaggagtggaagattttgattgagaatcaaacaggtaagagaataaaaaactcTTAGAACAGATAATGGTCTTGAGTTCTGTAATAAAcagatgaatgatttatgtgcTACATGGGGTATTAAAAGGCATAGGTCTGTGTCGTACacaccacaacagaatggtgttgctgagagGATGAATATGACACTTCTAGA
This is a stretch of genomic DNA from Impatiens glandulifera chromosome 4, dImpGla2.1, whole genome shotgun sequence. It encodes these proteins:
- the LOC124935369 gene encoding acyl-acyl carrier protein thioesterase ATL3, chloroplastic-like translates to MRGFHEIELQVRDYELDQFGVVNKSVYSSYCQHVQQELMGLIGINAVDVVSSGEALALCEMTLKFLNPLRSGDRFVTKVRISNSSAARFYFEYYIFKLPDYEPILEAKSSGVWLDKNHRPVRIPADLKAKFVKFIREEDKSN